Within Acidimicrobiia bacterium, the genomic segment TGTCGCCCATCCTCATGATGGCGCCCTTACCAAATTGCCGGTCGATCTGGCTCATGGCCATTTCGATTGCTTTGTCTCTCTCGGTCATGTTGCTCCTTAGAAGTCTGTCGGATTGAACCTGGATCGATCGGACCTGGGCCCCGTGATGACTACGGTACGTTTTGGGTGTGACAAATTTGTGAATCGAACATTACACGAACAGACGTTCGATGTGGTGGATTTTCTTTTGGATCACAGATCGATCGTATCGAGCAGTTCATACACCGGGGTTGCCCCACCCAGATGACTCCGATAGAGGCCCACCCCGGTGACCGCGATCTTGATGGGCGGTTCCGGCACATCGGCGAGCCACGGCCACACATTTCGCGGCGGCTGGATGCGGGTCAGGGTGAGGTGGGGCTGGAACGGTCGGTCTTCACCAGGGAGCCCAACCTCGACGGCCGCCATTTCGGCTGCCCCACCAAGGGCCATAAGCTCGTCCTCTCCGCGGGCGATCCCGAGCCACAAGACCGTCGCCTTGGTCGGTTTGGGAAATGCCCCGAGACCCGAAAAGGACATCCGGAACGGAACCGGCTTTTCAACCTCGTCGAGAGCATTCAGAAACCGGTCGTAGGCCAACTCCGCCATGTCTCCCATATACCTGATCGTAAGATGCCAATTCGCCGGGGGCACCGGCTTGCCGGGCAGCGGTTCCAACACCTCCCCCAGGTAGGC encodes:
- the thpR gene encoding RNA 2',3'-cyclic phosphodiesterase — protein: MGSVGRVFVAVGLSDDNRHALAAYLGEVLEPLPGKPVPPANWHLTIRYMGDMAELAYDRFLNALDEVEKPVPFRMSFSGLGAFPKPTKATVLWLGIARGEDELMALGGAAEMAAVEVGLPGEDRPFQPHLTLTRIQPPRNVWPWLADVPEPPIKIAVTGVGLYRSHLGGATPVYELLDTIDL